The Paenibacillus spongiae nucleotide sequence ATTTGATGACGAATTCGCGGATCGCCTTCACGTCATCCTGCAAATCGGCGTCGATGGATATGACACAATCGGCATGCTCCTTGGCCGTCATGAGGCCCGCCAGCAGCGCGTTCTGATGCCCGACATTGCCGGAAAGCTTGAGCCCGGAGACGAGCGGATTCGATTTCTGGCTCTCCGCGATCAGCTCCCAAGTGCGGTCCCGGCTTCCGTCGTTGACGAACATGAGGAAGCTTGCTCGCGATACGAGACCTTCCTCCATCAACGCCTTCAAGACCCCGCTCAATTGGGTGATCGTCTCCCTGATTACAGCTTCTTCGTTATAGCACGGCACGACAATGCCAAGCGTTGGCCGTTCATTACTCATCAAACCACCTCAACAAACTTCCTATGTTTTCTTCTATGTATAGACCTGCTACTACCATTGTTACCCCTTAAGCGCAGCTTTAGATCGCCAGCCGCCTAATAATTTAATAACAACCTACAAAATACAACATTCTCCATCCTACCTGTGTAACACAACTACGTCAAGTTTGCTCCACAATACGTCTATGCCGCAGAGACAGGCGGTTAACGCTTCTATCATCGTGCCAAGCCGCTATAGTAGAGGGAAGTAGCTATCCATAGACACATTACGTATCAAATATTTCACTACTTTATGCATGCGGCTGGAAGCGTCTATAATAAAACTGCTTTCCTAATTCTATCTATCGGAGGTTTATTGCACTCATGAAACCATATCCATTACAGAAACGCGGGATCTCCGCAAGCCAGCTCGTCCTGGGATGCATGAGGCTTGGCGGCGGCTGGGATCAAAGCCCGCTTACCGCCGAGCATTATAAACAAGGGCATGAAGCCGTCGATGCCGCCCTCGAAATCGGCATTAATATGTTTGACCATGCCGATATTTATGCCGCCGGCAAAGCGGAGCGGGTATTCAGCCAGGTGCTGAAGGAGCGGCCGGGGCTTCGCGAGCAGGTGCTGATTCAATCCAAGTGCGGCATCCGCTTTCAAGAGGGTCCCGATCACCCGCACCGGTTCGATTTCTCGGAAGCGCACATTCTTCGCAGCGTCGACGGGATTCTGGAGCGGCTGGGCACGGAATACATCGATTTCCTCCTGCTGCATCGTCCCGACCCGCTGGTCGATCCGGAAGAGGTGGCCAGTGCCGTTCACCGCTTGAAAGCCTCGGGCAAGGTCCGCTGGTTCGGCGTATCCAATATGGGCCAAGGCCAAATCAAGCTGCTGCAGGCCTATTGCGACGAGCCGTTCATCGTCAATCAGCTGGAGCTGAGCCTGCTTAAGAACGGCTTCATCGAGCAGGGAATCCACATCAATCAGGATGCCGCCCGCGACAGCATATTCCCCGAAGGGACGCTGGAATACTGCAGGCTGGAGAACATTCAACTGCAGTCCTGGGGGCCGCTTGCACAAGGCGTATTCTCCGGAGGCTCCTTGGAAGGCCGCGACGAGAATACCGTGAATACGGCCAAGCTTGTCCATGAGATGGCCAAGCAGAAGGATACGACACCGGAAGCCATTGTGCTCGCCTGGCTGACAACGCATCCGTCCGGTATCCAGCCCGTCATCGGCACGGTCAATCCGGAACGGATTCGCGCTTGCAAGGACGCGGCCACGCTTCGTCTTACGCGCGAGGAATGGTATAAGCTGTACACGAGCCAGCGCGGACGCAACATGCCGTAAGCCGGCATAACGAGAGAAGGGAGGGGTCCTGGGGCCCCTCCTTTCCCTTTTTCTCCAGACCCTTTCCATTAGCTGCTGCCAACGCAACATGATCGTCATGGGGTTAAGGAGCCAGAAAGTAAGGCGGAGGCGCGGTTTGCTCCTGATCACCCAGTCCTTTCTGCTCGCCGGTATCCCAGACCGCAAGCCTTTGTCCATCTGCCCAGCCGAGAAGAAACCCGACGCCGACCCAATCCGCCGAATCATTCTGCGCATCGATCAGCCATATCCCGTACTCCGCCGTCTGTACGGCCATGTACCGAACCTTCTCCAGCGATGGCTGCGGCAGAATACGTATCATTTCTACCGAATTCCCAACCTCGCGCCGAAGAAGATCTGCGGCAGCCTCGGGCAGTTCAAAGTCTTTCACCTTGCGCACGGTGCCTTTATTCACATCGATGATCGCCTTCCCCCTGACCATGTCTCCCATGCCGACAAGCGGAGCCGCTACCGTGCTGTTATCGTTCCAGCTCATAGGTAACCGAACAGAAAGCCGTCGCTATGGGACATGAAGCCAGCATCCGGCCATCGCTTCAGCTTCTTGCCGTTCGTATCGAGAACGACGAGGTCGGCCATCGGCCCCATGAATTCATCCGATGCCACGAGAAGCCCGATGCGCTTGCCATCCGGCGATGAAGCAACACCGTAGACAGGCTCGGGCGAATCATACAGCTTACGCGCCTTGCCCGCTCTCCAGGCCACTTCATACAGGGTGCGGTTGCCATACACGGCATAAGTCTTATCCGCGTGAAACCGGTCGGAGAACAGAAGCTCCCCGCCATAATCATTGCCATACGGTTTCCCGTGGTCCGGCCATTCCTTCACTTGAATCGTATACGGACTTCCGCCATCTATTGGAAGCAAGGAATGACTCCCCTGCTTGCCATGGACAAGTACATATGGCAGCGTCCCTGCTTTCTCTTGAACCTGCACAGCCTGCACCAGCGGCGTGTCCTGCGCTGAAGTTACCTGCTCCGTCCCTTCTAATGCATGGATCAAACGTATCTGATTCTGCTTGGGCGGCACAGTCAGCTGAACCGTATTCCGATACGGCTGTGAATCGTCTGCATATGATTCGCCTGAAGTCGTGTGCGCGGCGTCTAACCGAAACCGTACAGATTCGCCCGCTTCCAGCCCGTTCGTACGGATCACGAAACGGCGGCGGTCATCGTTCCAATCCATTTCATAGCCGAACGGCAGCCCGCCATCAATCTCAATCAAACGAAGGGAAGCCTCCATAGATTCACGAACCGATTTACGAGAAATCTGCCGGTTGGATTCCACGACGATCGCGCCGCTCTCCTGATGCAGTTGGATATATAAGTACGGGGCCTGCTGCCTTGAGGCATCAGGCGATACGCCGTAGAATCGCTGGATTAAGCTGCTGGAGATGCTCCATACATCGCTCCGCTCAGCGCTGGATTCCGAATAAATCTTACCGCTTAAGCTGGATGCCGCCTCCCGCAGGTCATTGATGTAATAGGTTTTTGACCTATTCTCGCCCTTCATCTCGACACGCAGCAGCGTTCCAACGTATTCAGGATCGTCGAAATAGGATGGTTTGGCCGTCTTTAACTCCGTCAGAATACCGGCGATCTCGGCAGAATCATCAATAGATGCAATGCGCGCCGACGTTTTGTCATCGAAAATCTGTATCGACTCGATACCCTTGATGGCGGGAAACGCAGCCGGCTTATCATCCGGACGCACATTGTTATTCACGCAACCGGTCAAGGCCAATAGCAGGAAGCCAAGCAGTAAACGAAAAGCAAACTTACTTCTCATCGCTCCATCCCACCCATTCGTTTCCTATACCTCATTAGACGATTGAAAGAGGAGAAGGTTGCATGGCAGCATCGAAGAACCACAGAGCTGTGCAGCTTTTGTACGTACGCGCGGCGCCTTGGGATGAAGGAATTCCAGCTGGAAGATCCAAAAAAAAAGTCCAACAAGCAGCAGCTGCTGCTTGTTGGACTTCATAAGATGATTCGTCGTTAATGCGGGTATGCGACTTCGAATTCCATGCCGCAAGGACCGCCGCCGGTGCTGTCTTCCCGTTCTGCAATCGTTCCGTCCGCCCGGTAGAGAGGCTTGTAGCCGCCTGAGATATGGGTAGCCGATTCGTTGGCATAATGGCAGATGAAGGCTCTGCGGAACCGGTCCTTCGACTTGTTGCGGTAAGAGCCGTGAATAAGGTTGCCGTTGAAGAACAGCACATCTCCCTTATCCATTATTGCCGGGATGGCTTTACGGTCCTTCGGCGGTTTCACGTAATGCGTGGTGAACGATTCATTCGCATCCGCCAGATCCGGGCAGGCGATTTCGTGTTCGTTCGTCCTCGGCACGATCAGCAAGCCGCCGTTCTCTTCATCCGCCGCATCGACAGCCGTCCACGCAGCAATACAGTTGCCCGGCTCGACCTGCAGATAGAAGTTGTCCTGATGGAGCGCCTGGCCGCGTGAGCCTGGCGGCTTATAGTAAAACATGCTCTGGGCAGCCAGCACGCCTTCGCCAAACAGATCCTCCAGAATATCCATCACCGGCTTGTGCAGCATATACTTCATCGCGGCTTCGTTGAAGCGGTGAGGGTGCATAACACGGGGATAACGCTTCAGCGGATCTTCGACGCCTGAGGGGCTGAGGTCCGGTTCGAAATAGCCCGGAATCGTCTGTTCGCTCATGACCTCGAAGGTGCTCTCGATGACGGCAAGATCCTCCTGCGAGAACAGCCCCTTCACAATCACATAGCCTTCGGTATCAAACAATCGCTTCTGCTCTTCCGTAAGTGTTCGCAACGTATTCGACATATGGAATCCTCCTATTAATTTAAGGATGAGTTCGTGCTTAATTAACCTCAGTATAGGAGTTTACGGCGCTAAATTGAATGAACAAAGATGCTAAATATTCATGCGATTCTGCTATTTGCTTTCTTCGCGTTTGCACTTAGGGCTGTCGCCTTCTTCCGTGTTCAGCCAAGCTCTGCCCTGTTACCTGTCACCGGTTAGCCTCCAGCCACCGTACCGCATAATCTACGAGATCTCTTTGTCTGGCCAGCAGCGTGTCCGCCCCCGCAACCTTGCCCCGCAGGAATAGCCCTGTTTCCCGCTCGAATGCATTTCCCAGGACGGCGAAATCGTCGGAGTCGAAGTCCACGTCTTGGAAATCGATCCATGACCGGACGCCATCCTGCTGCACCGGTGCCTTGCAAACCTGCTCCTTCTTCGACTTGAAGCCGGCCCGATACTCGGCAAGATGCAGCGACGTATTGTTCGCATGCCCTACGCCGAGGAGAAGCACCCAGCCGTCAACATCATAAATACGAGCAAGCGGGGAGTGCTCTCCTAGCGAATAAGCGAGTGAATGCTTGTCCGTAATCGTGCGGGCATGCTTCCCCCAAGCGGCGAAGGATACCTGCGGATGGCTGCTTCTGAAGACGCCCTGCTGCTTGCGGAAGCATTCGGCAATAATTCCCATTCCGTAGGTCGGCGTCAGATCCGGATCAAAGGCAGGCATCTGCTCGCGGATGGTCTTCCACCACGATTCGCGAACAGGCGGATTCGCCCATCCGGACGGGTCGGACAAATCGCCGGTATGTGCCGGCATGACGAGCGTCCCACTCTCCCCCAGCACCTCTTCCAATGCGAGAATAACCGCAACCGGGCCGCCTGCCACCCACTGCCCAAGCGACTTGAACGAAGCGTGTACGATCACCGTCATACCCGGTCGCAGCCCTAGCCGAACGAAATCCTCTTGCAACGATGCGGTCGTTATTAACGTCCCTTGTATTTCCTGCATATCCGTTTCACCTCTTAGCTTCTCCTTGCGCGCCTCTAGCTGCGCTTCCAGCCTGTGACGAACATTTCGTATTTGCGATCCTCACGAGGCTGATCCAGGCTGCCAAAGTGGTGATTGATCGAATACTTCTGCGAATCATGCGCACGCAGCGCCGCAGCCTTGGCATCCCAATATGGAGCCGTCTCGACAATCAACTCAGGGGCTTGTCCTCCCCCTTCGGCTTTATTGAAGTAACCGTAGTACATCGTGTGTACGGTCGGACACTTCAAGCCTGTTACGGCTGCTGTCGCGGCGCGCGAGATCGCAACATGATCGGGATGCCCGTTGCCCCCGTCCAGCGGAAACGTAAATACGACTTCAACCTCATGCTTCTGCAGGAAT carries:
- a CDS encoding aldo/keto reductase encodes the protein MKPYPLQKRGISASQLVLGCMRLGGGWDQSPLTAEHYKQGHEAVDAALEIGINMFDHADIYAAGKAERVFSQVLKERPGLREQVLIQSKCGIRFQEGPDHPHRFDFSEAHILRSVDGILERLGTEYIDFLLLHRPDPLVDPEEVASAVHRLKASGKVRWFGVSNMGQGQIKLLQAYCDEPFIVNQLELSLLKNGFIEQGIHINQDAARDSIFPEGTLEYCRLENIQLQSWGPLAQGVFSGGSLEGRDENTVNTAKLVHEMAKQKDTTPEAIVLAWLTTHPSGIQPVIGTVNPERIRACKDAATLRLTREEWYKLYTSQRGRNMP
- a CDS encoding phytanoyl-CoA dioxygenase family protein; this encodes MSNTLRTLTEEQKRLFDTEGYVIVKGLFSQEDLAVIESTFEVMSEQTIPGYFEPDLSPSGVEDPLKRYPRVMHPHRFNEAAMKYMLHKPVMDILEDLFGEGVLAAQSMFYYKPPGSRGQALHQDNFYLQVEPGNCIAAWTAVDAADEENGGLLIVPRTNEHEIACPDLADANESFTTHYVKPPKDRKAIPAIMDKGDVLFFNGNLIHGSYRNKSKDRFRRAFICHYANESATHISGGYKPLYRADGTIAEREDSTGGGPCGMEFEVAYPH
- a CDS encoding aminoglycoside N(3)-acetyltransferase, with the protein product MQEIQGTLITTASLQEDFVRLGLRPGMTVIVHASFKSLGQWVAGGPVAVILALEEVLGESGTLVMPAHTGDLSDPSGWANPPVRESWWKTIREQMPAFDPDLTPTYGMGIIAECFRKQQGVFRSSHPQVSFAAWGKHARTITDKHSLAYSLGEHSPLARIYDVDGWVLLLGVGHANNTSLHLAEYRAGFKSKKEQVCKAPVQQDGVRSWIDFQDVDFDSDDFAVLGNAFERETGLFLRGKVAGADTLLARQRDLVDYAVRWLEANR
- a CDS encoding PIG-L deacetylase family protein; this translates as MSNQHLNQLNGIKAGFIYAHPDDETFMSAAVIRRLADSGGDPVLLVATRGDAGFKNGDYAHATREELGAIRDHEMAEAAQVLGLSVVEQLGYPDGKLGEADDRELISRIEAFLQKHEVEVVFTFPLDGGNGHPDHVAISRAATAAVTGLKCPTVHTMYYGYFNKAEGGGQAPELIVETAPYWDAKAAALRAHDSQKYSINHHFGSLDQPREDRKYEMFVTGWKRS